In Staphylococcus lloydii, the following proteins share a genomic window:
- a CDS encoding biosynthetic peptidoglycan transglycosylase codes for MENNQYKVGTLAKFEVIYKKIKHIFVALFVIVASISIILLAASILYFSHLTKDATHMSDKELKSELLDFPGSDALQDRNHDILTAFDRSNNTLIVGPKNVNNTVIKALTSSEDSLYFKHNGILPKALLRAVFQDVFNTQISSGGSTITQQLVKNQILTNKKTYSRKANELVLAMRTEQLFTKKEILYIYLNIVPFGRDDNGANITGIASASFSLFGKSPNNLTVAESAYIVGLLQSPYYYTPYNSDGSLKSQEQLSIGLNRQHYVLRRMLVEDKITHKQFETAEKENIKDTLRTNTQ; via the coding sequence ATGGAAAACAATCAATACAAAGTAGGTACTTTAGCTAAATTTGAAGTTATTTATAAAAAAATCAAACATATATTCGTTGCTTTATTCGTAATAGTGGCATCTATAAGTATTATTTTGTTGGCTGCCTCCATATTATATTTTAGCCATCTAACGAAAGACGCGACCCATATGTCTGATAAAGAATTAAAATCAGAACTTCTGGATTTCCCTGGGAGCGATGCGTTACAAGATCGAAATCACGATATTTTAACAGCTTTCGACCGGTCAAATAATACATTAATCGTTGGACCTAAGAATGTAAACAATACGGTCATTAAAGCTCTGACTTCATCCGAAGATAGTTTATACTTTAAACATAACGGTATATTACCTAAAGCTTTATTGAGGGCAGTATTTCAGGATGTCTTTAATACACAAATATCATCTGGTGGCAGCACGATTACCCAACAATTAGTCAAAAATCAAATTTTAACGAATAAGAAAACATATTCACGTAAGGCAAATGAATTAGTATTAGCGATGCGTACTGAACAGCTATTTACCAAAAAAGAAATTTTATATATATACTTGAACATAGTCCCTTTTGGTAGAGATGATAATGGTGCTAATATTACAGGTATTGCATCCGCTTCATTTAGTTTATTTGGTAAATCTCCAAATAATCTTACCGTTGCCGAATCTGCATACATTGTTGGTTTATTACAAAGCCCCTACTATTATACGCCTTATAATTCTGATGGCTCTTTAAAATCACAAGAGCAACTATCTATCGGGTTAAATCGACAACATTATGTATTAAGACGTATGTTAGTTGAAGATAAAATTACGCATAAACAATTTGAAACGGCAGAAAAAGAAAATATTAAAGATACATTAAGAACGAATACTCAATAA
- a CDS encoding formate--tetrahydrofolate ligase, whose protein sequence is MAHLSDLEIANNATLKPITEIAQKVNIEEDALEQYGKYKAKVDINKINKNKEKGKVVLVTAMSPTPAGEGKSTVTVGLADALNGLKKKVMVALREPALGPTFGIKGGATGGGYAQVLPMEDINLHFNGDFHAITTANNALSAFIDNHMHHGNELDIDQRRIEWKRVLDMNDRALRQINVGLGGPTQGIPREDGFNITVASEIMAILCLATGINDLRTKISEITIGYTKSRKPVTVADLQVEGALTMILKDAIKPNLVQTIEGTPALVHGGPFANIAHGCNSILATETARDLADIVVTEAGFGSDLGAEKFMNIKAREAGFEPSAVVVVATIRALKMHGGVPKDDLQTENVEALKQGIVNLERHVDNVKKYGVEPVVALNAFIHDTDAETEFVQQWAKDKGVRLALTEVWEKGGAGGEVLAQNVLEVIDEPQSFKHLYDLDLPLEDKIETIVKEIYGGKSVSFTNKAQKQLASFKENGWDKYPVCMAKTQYSFSDDQTQLGAPSDFEITIRELEAKTGAGFIVALTGAIMTMPGLPKKPAALNMDVTDDGHAKGLF, encoded by the coding sequence GTGGCACATTTATCTGATTTAGAGATCGCGAATAATGCAACATTAAAACCTATTACTGAGATTGCTCAAAAGGTAAATATCGAAGAAGATGCACTAGAGCAATATGGAAAATATAAAGCAAAAGTTGATATTAATAAAATCAACAAGAATAAAGAAAAAGGCAAGGTCGTTTTAGTGACAGCAATGAGTCCGACACCAGCAGGGGAAGGTAAATCGACAGTGACTGTTGGTTTAGCTGATGCACTCAATGGATTAAAGAAAAAAGTAATGGTCGCTTTACGTGAACCAGCGCTTGGACCAACTTTCGGTATTAAAGGTGGTGCAACGGGTGGTGGCTATGCACAAGTTTTACCAATGGAAGACATTAATTTACATTTCAATGGAGATTTCCATGCAATCACTACGGCTAATAACGCTTTATCAGCGTTTATAGATAATCATATGCACCATGGTAATGAATTAGATATTGATCAACGCCGAATTGAATGGAAACGTGTGTTAGATATGAATGACCGTGCCTTAAGACAAATAAACGTAGGACTTGGAGGTCCAACACAAGGTATTCCGCGAGAAGATGGTTTTAACATTACAGTAGCTTCGGAAATAATGGCTATTTTATGTTTAGCAACGGGTATTAACGATTTAAGAACTAAAATTAGTGAAATTACGATTGGTTATACAAAATCACGTAAACCAGTAACAGTAGCAGATTTACAAGTTGAGGGCGCATTAACGATGATTTTAAAAGATGCCATTAAACCTAATCTTGTACAAACGATTGAAGGTACACCAGCATTGGTACATGGTGGTCCATTTGCCAATATCGCCCATGGCTGTAATTCTATTTTGGCAACAGAAACTGCACGTGACTTAGCTGACATTGTAGTAACTGAAGCAGGGTTCGGTTCAGATTTAGGTGCGGAAAAATTCATGAATATCAAAGCGCGTGAAGCAGGGTTTGAACCTTCTGCTGTGGTTGTAGTAGCTACAATTCGAGCGTTAAAAATGCATGGCGGCGTGCCTAAAGATGATTTGCAAACAGAAAATGTCGAAGCACTTAAACAAGGTATTGTAAATCTAGAACGCCATGTAGACAATGTAAAGAAATATGGCGTTGAACCTGTTGTTGCCTTAAATGCTTTTATTCACGATACAGATGCTGAAACTGAATTTGTTCAACAGTGGGCAAAAGATAAAGGCGTAAGACTAGCATTAACAGAAGTTTGGGAAAAAGGTGGCGCCGGTGGTGAAGTATTAGCACAAAATGTATTAGAAGTCATAGATGAACCACAATCATTTAAACATTTATATGACTTAGATTTACCATTAGAAGACAAAATTGAAACGATAGTAAAAGAAATATATGGCGGTAAAAGCGTATCATTCACTAATAAAGCGCAAAAACAACTTGCATCGTTTAAAGAAAATGGCTGGGACAAATATCCCGTTTGTATGGCTAAAACACAATATTCATTCTCAGATGATCAAACACAACTTGGTGCGCCAAGTGATTTTGAAATTACAATTCGTGAACTAGAAGCGAAAACAGGCGCAGGCTTTATCGTGGCACTTACTGGTGCAATAATGACGATGCCTGGATTACCGAAAAAACCTGCAGCACTTAACATGGACGTTACAGATGACGGACATGCGAAAGGCCTATTCTAA
- a CDS encoding N-acetyltransferase translates to MEHKKTYVKQTYEIDNKQYVIEGPVPAQDLEHMTFDEGLHSFRYPNEQFEAIKEISELPEGRIYVLKHEHHIIGYVTYHYPDPLERWSSGKLPYLIELGAIEISLPYRYLHLGTELIKLSLSQDEIEDYIIITTEYYWHWDLKNSGLDVYEYKKLMQKLMGYGGLEVFATDDPEITSHPANCLMARIGSRITIKQLQAFDDIRYMNRFFF, encoded by the coding sequence ATGGAACATAAAAAAACATATGTGAAACAAACATATGAAATTGATAATAAGCAATATGTCATTGAAGGACCAGTGCCTGCGCAAGATTTAGAACATATGACATTTGATGAAGGCTTACATTCATTTAGATATCCAAATGAACAATTTGAAGCCATCAAAGAAATTAGCGAATTACCAGAAGGAAGAATTTACGTTTTAAAACATGAACATCATATTATTGGCTATGTCACTTATCATTATCCTGATCCATTAGAACGCTGGTCTAGTGGCAAGTTACCCTACCTAATCGAACTTGGCGCTATCGAAATTAGTTTACCTTATCGTTATTTACATTTAGGTACAGAATTAATTAAGTTAAGCCTATCGCAAGACGAAATCGAAGATTATATTATTATAACTACTGAATATTATTGGCATTGGGACTTGAAGAACTCTGGGTTAGATGTTTATGAATATAAAAAATTAATGCAAAAATTAATGGGATATGGGGGCCTTGAAGTTTTTGCAACTGACGATCCAGAAATAACAAGTCATCCTGCAAATTGTTTAATGGCTAGGATTGGTTCACGCATTACGATTAAACAATTACAAGCCTTCGATGATATTCGCTATATGAATCGCTTTTTCTTTTAA
- the acsA gene encoding acetate--CoA ligase → MKVDVYKGEQGNFNLPNYEEVYNNFDWKKVEKAFSWYQTGKMNMAHECIDRHVDDGKGDKVALYYKDDERKESYTFSEMKDYSNKAANVLKDKANVEKGDRVFIFMPRTPELYFAFLGILKIGAIVGPLFEAFMEKAVGDRLDNSDAKVIVTTNDLLPRIPQDKLPNLEKIIVVDDNVESDYVDFNKEMEAASKEFDTEWLNEDDGLILHYTSGSTGQPKGVLHVQKAMLVHYISGKYVLDLTDDDVYWCTADPGWVTGTSYGVFSPWLNGATNCIAGGRFSPEAWYKMIDEFKVTIWYTAPTALRMLMSAGDDVIKKYDLSSLKSILSVGEPLNPEVIKWAYEVFGKRVLDTWWMTETGGHMIVNYPSMDVKLGSMGKPLPGVEASIVDDQGNELPPNRMGNLALKKGWPSMMHSIWKNPEKYDSYFIGDWYVSGDSAYKDEEGYFWFQGRVDDVIMTAGERVGPFEVESKLVEHEAVAEAGVIGKPDSVRGEIIKAFVALKPGYEPTDDLKEEIRVFVKEGLAAHAAPREIEFKDKLPKTRSGKIMRRVLKAWELDLPEGDLSTMED, encoded by the coding sequence ATGAAAGTTGATGTGTATAAAGGGGAACAAGGAAACTTCAATCTACCAAATTACGAAGAAGTGTATAATAACTTCGATTGGAAAAAGGTGGAGAAAGCATTTTCTTGGTATCAAACAGGCAAAATGAACATGGCACACGAATGTATTGATCGTCATGTTGATGATGGCAAAGGAGATAAAGTCGCTTTATATTATAAAGATGATGAACGTAAAGAAAGTTATACTTTCAGTGAAATGAAAGATTATTCTAATAAGGCGGCTAACGTCCTTAAAGATAAGGCAAATGTAGAAAAAGGTGATAGAGTATTTATTTTTATGCCTAGAACACCTGAATTATATTTTGCCTTTTTAGGTATTTTAAAAATTGGTGCTATAGTTGGACCATTATTTGAAGCATTTATGGAAAAAGCGGTAGGTGATAGATTAGACAACAGTGACGCTAAGGTGATTGTAACAACTAATGATTTATTACCTAGAATTCCACAAGATAAATTGCCTAACTTAGAAAAAATTATAGTTGTAGATGACAATGTAGAGAGTGACTACGTTGATTTTAATAAAGAAATGGAAGCGGCTAGCAAGGAATTTGATACTGAATGGTTAAATGAAGATGATGGATTAATTTTACATTATACTTCAGGTTCAACTGGCCAACCTAAAGGTGTATTACATGTACAAAAAGCGATGTTAGTACATTATATTTCAGGTAAATATGTATTAGATTTAACTGATGACGATGTTTATTGGTGTACAGCCGATCCTGGATGGGTAACTGGTACTTCTTATGGGGTATTTAGTCCATGGTTAAATGGTGCGACTAACTGTATCGCTGGTGGTCGTTTCTCACCAGAAGCTTGGTATAAAATGATAGACGAATTTAAAGTAACAATTTGGTACACTGCACCTACAGCATTGCGTATGTTAATGAGTGCTGGTGATGATGTCATTAAAAAATATGATTTATCATCTCTAAAAAGTATTTTATCGGTAGGTGAACCATTAAACCCAGAAGTAATCAAATGGGCTTATGAAGTATTTGGCAAACGTGTATTAGATACATGGTGGATGACTGAAACAGGTGGCCATATGATCGTTAACTATCCTTCAATGGATGTTAAATTAGGTTCAATGGGTAAACCACTACCAGGCGTTGAGGCATCTATTGTAGATGACCAAGGTAATGAATTACCACCAAATAGAATGGGTAACTTGGCATTGAAAAAAGGTTGGCCTTCAATGATGCATTCAATTTGGAAAAACCCTGAAAAATATGATTCATACTTTATCGGTGATTGGTATGTTTCAGGCGATTCTGCTTACAAAGATGAAGAAGGATATTTCTGGTTCCAAGGTCGTGTCGATGATGTAATTATGACTGCAGGTGAACGTGTAGGTCCATTCGAAGTAGAATCAAAATTAGTTGAGCATGAAGCAGTAGCTGAGGCTGGGGTAATTGGTAAACCTGATTCAGTTCGTGGTGAAATTATTAAAGCATTCGTAGCTTTAAAACCGGGCTATGAACCTACGGATGATTTAAAAGAAGAAATTCGTGTCTTTGTTAAAGAAGGTTTAGCAGCCCATGCTGCACCGAGAGAAATTGAATTTAAAGACAAACTTCCAAAAACACGTTCAGGTAAAATCATGAGACGTGTACTTAAAGCTTGGGAACTTGACTTGCCAGAAGGCGATTTAAGTACAATGGAAGATTAA
- a CDS encoding bifunctional 3-deoxy-7-phosphoheptulonate synthase/chorismate mutase encodes MSDKLKEYRDEIVEINDEILKLLSKRGKIAQKIGEEKRKQGTLVYDPQREKEMINVLLDNNEGPFNDNVIKQLFKEIFKASTDLQKSENEKHLYVSRKLKPEDTIVQFDNGGIIGDGNKSFVFGPCSVESQEQVDAVAADLHAKGEKFIRGGAFKPRTSPYDFQGLGVEGLKILKNTKDKYDLNVVSEIVNPADFEIADEYLDVFQIGARNMQNFELLKEAGRTKKPILLKRGMSATVEEFIFAAEYIAAQGNNNIILCERGIRTYEKATRNTLDISAVPVLKQGTHLPVMVDVTHSTGRKDIMLPTAKAGLAVGADGIMAEVHPDPSVALSDSGQQMDLKEFDNFYNEIKPLADMYNSKKIK; translated from the coding sequence ATGTCAGATAAATTAAAAGAATACAGAGATGAAATTGTTGAAATTAATGATGAAATTCTAAAACTATTATCTAAAAGAGGGAAAATCGCTCAAAAAATAGGGGAAGAAAAACGTAAACAAGGTACACTTGTATATGACCCTCAACGTGAAAAAGAAATGATTAATGTACTTTTAGATAATAATGAGGGACCGTTTAATGATAATGTGATTAAACAATTATTTAAAGAAATTTTTAAAGCCTCTACTGATCTACAAAAATCAGAAAATGAAAAACATTTATATGTATCAAGAAAATTAAAACCAGAAGATACAATCGTTCAATTTGATAACGGTGGTATCATCGGTGACGGTAATAAATCATTCGTCTTTGGCCCATGTTCAGTTGAGTCACAAGAACAAGTGGATGCTGTAGCAGCAGATTTACATGCAAAAGGTGAGAAATTTATTAGAGGTGGCGCATTTAAACCACGTACTTCACCTTACGATTTCCAAGGCTTAGGCGTAGAAGGATTGAAAATACTTAAAAACACTAAAGATAAATACGATTTAAACGTGGTAAGTGAAATCGTAAATCCGGCAGACTTTGAAATCGCTGATGAATATTTAGACGTATTCCAAATTGGTGCGCGTAACATGCAAAACTTTGAATTATTAAAAGAAGCAGGACGCACTAAGAAACCGATTCTTTTAAAACGTGGTATGTCAGCTACAGTTGAAGAATTTATTTTCGCAGCTGAATACATTGCAGCACAAGGTAACAACAACATTATCTTATGTGAACGTGGTATCCGTACTTACGAAAAAGCGACAAGAAATACATTAGATATTTCTGCAGTACCTGTATTAAAACAAGGCACACATTTACCTGTTATGGTCGATGTTACGCACAGTACTGGTCGTAAAGACATTATGTTACCAACTGCCAAAGCAGGCTTAGCTGTTGGTGCAGACGGTATCATGGCTGAGGTTCACCCTGATCCATCTGTTGCTTTAAGTGATAGCGGTCAGCAAATGGACTTAAAAGAATTTGATAATTTCTATAACGAAATTAAGCCATTAGCAGATATGTATAATAGTAAAAAAATTAAATAA
- the ccpA gene encoding catabolite control protein A, producing MTVTIYDVAREARVSMATVSRVVNGNQNVKPETRDKVNAVIEKLNYRPNAVARGLASKRTTTVGVIIPDISNVYYSQLARGLEDIATMYKYHSIISNSDNDPVKEKEIFNNLLSKQVDGIIFLGGTISEEIKDLINKSSVPVVVSGTNGKDDGIASVNIDFKTAAEEVTEELINNGAKEFGFVGGNYSKKAQDEVLIGLKNVLSKHNLSLNENQVFNGNETYKDGIRAFEALDKSKLDAILSISDEQAIGLVHSAQDEGVNIPDDVQIVSFNNTRLVEMVRPQLSSVIQPLYDIGAVGMRLLTKYMNEEEIEEPNVILPHRIEYRGTTK from the coding sequence ATGACTGTTACAATTTATGACGTAGCGCGCGAAGCAAGAGTTTCAATGGCGACAGTTTCACGCGTAGTTAATGGAAACCAAAATGTTAAACCTGAAACAAGAGACAAAGTAAATGCAGTAATTGAAAAATTAAATTACCGTCCAAATGCTGTAGCAAGAGGCTTAGCAAGTAAAAGAACAACAACGGTTGGTGTAATAATCCCAGATATTTCGAATGTTTATTACTCTCAATTAGCAAGAGGGTTAGAAGATATTGCTACGATGTACAAATATCATTCAATTATTTCTAACTCTGATAATGATCCTGTTAAGGAAAAAGAAATTTTTAATAACTTATTAAGTAAACAAGTTGATGGCATTATCTTTTTAGGTGGTACGATTTCAGAAGAAATCAAAGATTTAATTAACAAATCGTCTGTACCTGTAGTAGTTTCTGGTACAAATGGCAAAGATGATGGTATTGCTTCAGTAAATATTGATTTTAAAACTGCTGCTGAAGAAGTAACGGAAGAATTGATTAACAATGGTGCCAAAGAATTTGGTTTTGTTGGTGGCAATTATTCTAAAAAAGCGCAAGATGAAGTGTTAATTGGTTTAAAAAATGTATTATCTAAACACAATTTATCATTGAATGAAAACCAAGTATTTAATGGTAATGAAACGTATAAAGATGGTATTCGTGCATTTGAAGCATTGGATAAATCAAAATTAGATGCAATTTTATCTATTAGTGATGAACAAGCTATCGGACTTGTACATAGTGCACAAGACGAAGGTGTTAACATCCCTGATGATGTTCAAATCGTAAGTTTTAATAATACTAGATTGGTAGAAATGGTAAGACCACAATTATCTAGTGTTATTCAACCATTATATGACATCGGTGCGGTAGGCATGAGATTGTTAACAAAATACATGAATGAAGAAGAAATTGAAGAACCAAATGTTATATTACCACACAGAATTGAATATCGTGGTACAACAAAATAA
- a CDS encoding acetoin utilization protein AcuC — MSNNETTGYVYANALLQYRFANDHPFNQMRLKLTTELLQDLGYLKTSHIVKPRIATEEELLLIHSYDYIQAMKHASHGILSETEAKKYGIDGEDTVQFKHMHKHSARIVGGALNLADEIMSNKRRNGCHLGGGLHHALPGRANGFCIYNDVAITIAYLIKHYHCKVLCIDTDAHHGDGTQWSFYTNEDVLTYSIHETGKFLFPGSGHYTERGDEKGYGCTVNVPLEPFTENESYLESFKNTITPIIQSYKPDIIVSVHGVDIHYLDPLTHMSCTLDALYEIPYIIKALADEYTDGKVLMFGGGGYNIWEVVPRAWSHVFLALLGETKQQGHLPQKWLDKWQNYAPCKLSTTWKDELADYPYIPRTAEISASNLKVANLVKSWF; from the coding sequence ATGAGTAACAATGAAACAACGGGTTATGTTTATGCGAATGCATTACTTCAATATCGTTTCGCAAATGATCATCCATTCAATCAAATGCGATTGAAACTAACAACTGAATTGTTGCAAGATTTAGGCTATCTCAAGACAAGTCATATAGTGAAACCACGTATTGCTACCGAAGAAGAACTATTGCTAATTCATTCATATGATTATATCCAAGCCATGAAACATGCTTCACACGGTATTTTAAGCGAGACAGAAGCCAAAAAATATGGCATAGATGGTGAAGATACCGTTCAGTTTAAACACATGCATAAGCACAGTGCTAGAATAGTTGGTGGCGCGTTAAATTTAGCAGATGAGATTATGTCGAACAAACGGAGAAATGGCTGTCATTTAGGTGGCGGTTTGCACCACGCTTTACCTGGACGCGCTAACGGTTTTTGTATATATAATGATGTTGCCATTACTATCGCCTATTTAATTAAACACTATCATTGCAAAGTATTATGTATAGACACAGATGCGCATCATGGAGACGGTACACAATGGAGCTTTTATACGAATGAAGATGTACTAACCTACTCAATTCACGAAACTGGGAAGTTTTTGTTTCCTGGTTCAGGTCATTACACAGAACGTGGTGATGAAAAAGGCTATGGTTGTACAGTTAACGTTCCACTCGAGCCTTTTACAGAAAATGAATCTTATTTAGAATCTTTTAAAAACACTATTACACCAATCATACAATCATACAAACCCGATATAATCGTTAGTGTACATGGCGTCGACATTCACTATTTAGACCCTTTGACTCACATGAGTTGCACATTAGATGCACTATATGAAATACCCTATATCATTAAAGCATTAGCAGATGAATATACAGACGGCAAAGTTTTAATGTTTGGTGGCGGTGGTTATAATATATGGGAGGTCGTGCCTCGCGCTTGGTCACACGTATTTTTAGCACTTTTAGGAGAAACTAAACAACAAGGACACCTACCACAAAAGTGGTTAGATAAATGGCAAAATTATGCTCCTTGTAAGTTATCTACCACTTGGAAAGATGAATTAGCAGATTATCCTTATATACCAAGAACAGCAGAAATCAGCGCAAGCAATTTAAAAGTCGCTAATTTAGTAAAATCTTGGTTTTAA
- the tyrS gene encoding tyrosine--tRNA ligase, with amino-acid sequence MTSALLEDLKWRGLIYQQTDEEGLETLLNKEQVSLYCGADPTADSLHIGHLLPMLTLRRFQEYGHRPIVLIGGGTGMVGDPSGKSEERVLQTEEQVEKNVQGISKQMHKLFEFGTEQGAILVNNKDWLEQISLISFLRDYGKHVGINYLLGKDSIQTRLENGISFTEFTYTILQAIDFGHLNKTYDCKLQIGGSDQWGNITSGIELMRRMYGDRESYGLTIPLVVKADGKKFGKSEGGAVWLDEDKTSPYEFYQFWINTKDDDVIKFLKYFTFLNKEEIEKLQQSLEEAPHLREAQKALAENVTEFIHGKAALEDAQRISTALFSGDLKALSAQELKEGFKDVPQVELSHETTNIVEAIVESGISSSKRQAREDVTNGAIYINGERQQDVNYELTTEDKIDNTFAIIRRGKKKYFMVNFK; translated from the coding sequence ATGACAAGTGCATTATTAGAAGATTTAAAATGGAGAGGACTTATTTATCAACAAACTGATGAAGAAGGTCTAGAAACATTATTAAATAAAGAGCAAGTTTCTTTATACTGTGGTGCTGACCCAACTGCGGATAGTTTACATATTGGCCACTTATTGCCGATGTTAACTTTACGTCGTTTCCAAGAATACGGACATCGTCCAATTGTTCTAATTGGTGGAGGCACAGGAATGGTAGGGGACCCATCTGGTAAATCTGAAGAACGTGTTTTACAAACTGAAGAGCAAGTAGAAAAAAATGTGCAAGGTATTAGTAAACAAATGCATAAACTATTTGAATTTGGTACAGAACAGGGCGCAATTTTAGTCAATAACAAAGATTGGCTAGAACAAATATCTTTAATTAGCTTCTTGAGAGATTATGGTAAACATGTCGGTATTAATTACTTATTAGGTAAAGATTCTATTCAAACGAGATTAGAAAATGGTATTTCATTTACTGAGTTTACTTACACAATACTACAAGCAATCGATTTTGGTCATTTGAACAAGACGTATGATTGTAAATTACAAATTGGTGGTTCAGACCAATGGGGTAATATTACGAGCGGTATAGAATTAATGCGTCGTATGTATGGTGATCGTGAGTCATATGGTCTAACAATCCCATTAGTAGTTAAAGCAGACGGTAAAAAATTTGGTAAATCAGAAGGCGGCGCAGTATGGTTAGATGAAGATAAAACGAGCCCGTATGAATTCTACCAATTTTGGATTAATACAAAAGACGACGATGTTATTAAATTCTTAAAATACTTCACTTTCTTAAACAAAGAAGAAATCGAAAAGTTACAACAATCTCTAGAAGAAGCACCACACTTACGTGAAGCACAAAAGGCTTTAGCTGAAAATGTAACGGAATTCATTCACGGTAAGGCTGCTTTAGAAGATGCTCAACGTATCTCCACAGCATTATTTAGTGGTGATTTAAAAGCTTTATCAGCTCAAGAATTAAAAGAAGGCTTTAAAGATGTACCACAAGTTGAACTTAGCCATGAGACAACTAATATTGTTGAAGCAATCGTAGAAAGTGGTATTTCTTCTTCTAAACGTCAAGCACGTGAAGATGTAACAAATGGCGCTATTTATATTAATGGTGAGCGTCAACAAGATGTAAATTATGAATTAACAACAGAAGATAAAATTGACAATACGTTTGCAATAATAAGACGTGGTAAAAAGAAATACTTTATGGTCAACTTTAAATAA